GGTgcgggcatgacagaaaatgttAGAATTGtgtacaataactgtgcaataaccatgcaataaacacaCCTGTGACCTGGTCAACATGTAAATaactgtatatagtgtatataattcctatttgtatttgtattatccTGGTTTTGCACTTCATCTGCTCTTGTGTGCaacttttgctgctgtaaacctGAAATATCCCCCTCGTGGGTCTAATCTTATATGAGACCATGAAGAatcattgaacgcaccactgTATTAGTCTAGGTTTTCACACTTTGCActtgactttgtttttatagGGATGTTTGTGCCTGAATAATCTTTGGATTATGttgatttttatgtatttaacaaACGCATTCCTCCATTTTATCAAAAGgtttaggccaggggtctcaaacacgtggcccgcgggccaaatgtggcctgcaggacactagtttaggccccctattttgcgagttagcatgtgtctcaagaccctgcagttgcgcaatatgttgtaaataaagagtataaatgtgactatagtggtgttttgtcatgtctacagggctctaataatgctttgttcattttaatctgaaaaaaataatttgtctacccaccaactatatgtggtttcttaagtttttattatttgccgttttattattattactatatttatttatttatttattactgattgattgattttctttattcttgatttgtttatttatttttcatcttattttgtgcagaaaaataaaaattaagatatttgagaacagtggaatgttttatcagagcttttcttgtagaaaatcgaaaccaaagcactgaaaaagtttgtatatttttctgtttttaataaatgcgttttttttgggggaggaaaacctgatgcggcccagtctcacccagaccctagttccagtggcccccaagtaaaccgagtttgagacccctggtttagacactACACCTTCATGTCTCATGCTGAAAAGTGTGTTTGTATATAATACAGAGCTACCATGCCAATATGGTAACATGCCAGTGTGTCGTGTTCAGAGGTCATACTTGATGGCGACCATACAAGAGCGTGTGAGCGACTCACCAGCTGGTTCTGGTAGGCGGTGACGGCGGTGAAGACGGTCTCAACAAAGACGAAGGTGCGGAATTCCTCCGACTTGAAGTTGAGCAGCGATGCCGTGTGCTCCTTCTTCTTGATGATGTGAACCCGAGGCTGGTACTTGTGCATGGAGTTCAGGATGATCTGCACATCAGAAACATATGAatgtttacattcatatttttagcACTACTTGTTGCCTTCTCTTTTCATGCTTTTGTTatgcctttttttatttaaatggtagtgctgattttttttatattgaagAACTGCAGATTTTAAGATCATTATAATTTTCCCCATTACACGAGGTTAAAAAAATCTATCCTcaacaatacacaaaataatgcaatttattTCTATGGAGCTGTATTAGGTCATGTGAAAATTCAACTTTTGACATTGAATTCTGAAAAATACATAttccaaaattaaaataagcaaaatataATTATGAGTCTTTTACGAGTAATTCctttaaatttataatttattttcatttttcactttcatgTGTTTGGATTTTCACGTTCAAATGTTATTTGTTACAATTTCAGTTACTTTTTCACACTTACAGCTCTCCCTTTTTCGGGTCCAAGTATCTTATTCTACAAATATTGAATATGCTGACGTATATTTCAAAATTCATGTGTCTTTAgattgaaaatgttattttttccagtaaaaaacttttgtctcgtcataTAGCTATACTTCTAGCACATTTTCAGTATTAACTATTATTAAATAGTATTAAATATTTCTCATACTAGTATTAAATATTTCTCATTCGCGtctaaatgttattatttattatactttttatatactTGAATTAATAGATGCAAGATTTGACTAAATAAGATTGTCAGTGTAAAAAAATCTGGAAATTGTCATTAAAGATAtgtcataatacattttttataatacatgtttgtttttgtcaataCCAAAACTTAATGTCAGCGTTCTGACACCATAATGCACAGtgaatatttactttattaataaaaatacaatttaataatcGCTAATAAAAAGCATACGTGGTGCCTTCAGTGACAACAGGATTGTAACTAATTTAATCGTCACACACCTTAAACGTCAACATATACGCGTAAATATATCTTATGATATATtctaataactattacattttagACGGCTTCAGTCTCTAAGAAACTGTTTTAAATTAAAGAAGCGCAACGAGTGGTGTGAAACGCATTCCTCCacgaatattttattttaaatttgaatAATCCAAAGGAAAACTCACATGTCCGTGTTGGTCCAGTTCGTTGTTGGTGAGTTTGACTTTCTCAAAAGAAACCATTTGCTTCATCAGCTGTTCTCCGCTGAAAGGAGAGTCCGGATGAACGTACAACCTGAAAACATGTCATCGAGGCCATGTTAAGTTCTCgcatttgattggctgaaagGCCTCTCATTGACACACCAGGCGACCAATCAGCGTGCAGATGTCGCACGCCACACTTTAAATTGTGTTATAGTGACTTTTCAGTGTGCctttttggctatttttctTGCTAGTTTTTCGTACATAGCGAgccaaaaatgttgaatttaagCTAGATTGTGAACATTTTAAGATCTTATTCATTCAAGATGTTTCTTATAATTTAGTGGCTGAccgtaaatgtttaaaaaatatgtatatacatatatagcgTATAATGTTTTACCGTGTTTTATACGTCACCAAACACATTCCTATCACGTGGTTTATACAAACCATAATACACAAAATATGTGGTTATTTAATTGCTCAGTTTTTACCTGGAAATAACCTCCCTTAAACCCCCTCCCCCACTTCCACCCATACACACCAAAGCATTTTTTGAATGAATACACAATGCATATTAAGCAGAAGTAAGGGGTGTGTACTGACCTGGCAGGCAGAGGAGGGTCGGCCTTGCCGGCCACCAGCCACGATGAGCGGTGATAAGCATAGCGGTACCTCTTGTTGTCCACCGGGACTATGTCCATCAGGACGATGTACTTGGAGTCCTGGTCCACCCCGGAGAAAGACACACGGATGGTCGGGAACATCCGCCTCAAGGATACACACAGTCACAgttattattaggattattattaaaatgttgattattattaggattattaatagtattacttttattatttttaaaaacgatTCTAGATATGATTTATTTGCGATTTCATTTGTAATGATCAATTTGTATGCaattatcaattttaaaaagtacaaagTAAATCAGGGTATGTTGTATacacataacataatattataagtattatatattatataaattatatatattataaattgaGCAATCCTGtctaatttaataatgaatggcatttttatttgtaaaatagcCCCAAATTCAAATGCAAACTTATTCtattacatgaaaataatcacATTGGCTCCTCTTtactcattaaaaaataatatatttacttGAAAGTCTATGTGTTTATTAAGTCTGTTCATAAATTGAGCAATCCTGTCTAATATAATCATGAatgccatttttatttgtaaaatagcCCCAAATACAAATGCAAACTTATTCTAgtacatgaaaataataacattggCTCCTCTttactcattaaaaaaataatatatttacttGAAAGTCTGTGTATTTGAGTGTGTGTCAACTCCTATACCTGCCAGACTTGGTGATGATCATCTCCGTGCCCAGTTCGTGGAACTTGTCCCACAGTTCTTTGGTCTCCAGGTTGCAGGAGATCTTGGCCATCTCCTCGCTGGGGATGCCGGGGTTGGTGGGAATGAGAGGCTCCGTGCACGCCGCGGGCACGCTCCCTCCGAAGTCCCCGTGGACTTCCAGGGACGACGAGAGGTCGGCGAGAGGGGGCTGGCTGCAGGACGACTTCTCCACGAACTGTTCTGATGGACCCACACACACTAAAGTATTATCATTCCTATAGTTTCTTAATGGAACTTTTTATACAAGTAATTGTATTGTTCGTATTCATACTGGGattagaattgttttttataAAGTATGCAGAATAGGATGTGCAAATATTGTTAGGAAATAGGTTGTAATTTAGAACATTTATCTGCTTcgacaattaaaataaataatctttAAATGAAGCTGCTTAGGTAATAACACTGACACACGATTGCTTTGAATATCTAATAATTAATTACACGGATTTTTAGGTATTTAGGCCTATTTTTTAAGTCCAATGACATTAAATGACTAGTTTAAATGTGCAAAATTGAGTTTACGAATACAGTATTCCCTCCtcttttatgcaaaaaaaaaaaaatcgaaataaAGTAGTAGTGTAATACCGAGGGGCTTGATGGTGCTCTCCTCGGCCTCCTTTTCCTTGCTGGGCTTCCCGCTGGACATGAGCGCGGCGATGGAGAAAGCGTTGGCCCGGGAGGAGAGCTGCGGTTTCGGGGAGGAAGTGTATTCCATatcgctgaagaaaaaaaacccaaccgatcttctattaaaaaaataacattaaaaaatctTTAGCAAGCAAAGCTATCACCCCCGTGGAGAGGTGCGCGAAAGCCTGACGTCAGCCCCCCCAACAGACTGGAACCTTCACCAAGTCCAGAGTGAGTCCATGATGGAGGACCGTTTCCAcaaaaagcagaagaagaaaaataagaacTTCCAGGTGACTTCCACAGTGGGTCCCTGAGGTGGCAGGTCTTTCGGAAGATTGTCTCCAACTTC
This genomic window from Doryrhamphus excisus isolate RoL2022-K1 chromosome 17, RoL_Dexc_1.0, whole genome shotgun sequence contains:
- the tbx20 gene encoding T-box transcription factor TBX20 isoform X1, which codes for MEYTSSPKPQLSSRANAFSIAALMSSGKPSKEKEAEESTIKPLEQFVEKSSCSQPPLADLSSSLEVHGDFGGSVPAACTEPLIPTNPGIPSEEMAKISCNLETKELWDKFHELGTEMIITKSGRRMFPTIRVSFSGVDQDSKYIVLMDIVPVDNKRYRYAYHRSSWLVAGKADPPLPARLYVHPDSPFSGEQLMKQMVSFEKVKLTNNELDQHGHIILNSMHKYQPRVHIIKKKEHTASLLNFKSEEFRTFVFVETVFTAVTAYQNQLITKLKIDSNPFAKGFRDSSRLTDMESRESVENLIHKHSYARSPIRTYAGEDDNLGDDGHAPHARGSAFSASDNLPLTSWVAGTTPSFSGFQHPQSLSAMGAGAATLPHPIQGSLPPYGRLGMPLTPMQGSGPSFPSFHMPRYHHYFQQGPYAAIQGLRHSSTVMTPFV
- the tbx20 gene encoding T-box transcription factor TBX20 isoform X2, yielding MEYTSSPKPQLSSRANAFSIAALMSSGKPSKEKEAEESTIKPLEQFVEKSSCSQPPLADLSSSLEVHGDFGGSVPAACTEPLIPTNPGIPSEEMAKISCNLETKELWDKFHELGTEMIITKSGRRMFPTIRVSFSGVDQDSKYIVLMDIVPVDNKRYRYAYHRSSWLVAGKADPPLPARLYVHPDSPFSGEQLMKQMVSFEKVKLTNNELDQHGHIILNSMHKYQPRVHIIKKKEHTASLLNFKSEEFRTFVFVETVFTAVTAYQNQLITKLKIDSNPFAKGFRDSSRLTDMERESVENLIHKHSYARSPIRTYAGEDDNLGDDGHAPHARGSAFSASDNLPLTSWVAGTTPSFSGFQHPQSLSAMGAGAATLPHPIQGSLPPYGRLGMPLTPMQGSGPSFPSFHMPRYHHYFQQGPYAAIQGLRHSSTVMTPFV